One region of Flavobacterium sp. GSB-24 genomic DNA includes:
- a CDS encoding T9SS sorting signal type C domain-containing protein: MKRNLLPQLRFFSHFTRLIYTDKILKLNAIFKLRYSFILILLFFYSASKAQTLAHPFPATGSLVLPAGIDQVTVEGWGAGGAGGAAVATLTVGRSGGGGGGGAYARGIIATSTPQTLAINVGTATAGGSSNGASGGASFVTGYNASFYAPGGSGGTANTGGTPSGGNGGSGAVGSQATEAGANGTAGSSALLGAIFWSGAGGAGGNTIGGGGAGGAAISSLVLGNSAGNSGSNYGGGGGGGISSLLSTQNGGGGARGHMILTYTCKTYSLTGTSAANVCTATGTTSLVQLTGSTTSLPKGTYTVTYSRSSPSATGLTATMTVGTAGTGQFTATGLNVIGNSTITVTSLASMDCTSTISSNNATTILVGAQPSITLGTTTAVCTNGVAQNTTLTYSATTNSPNTYSITWNASPANSFATVTNATLSAGSINIAIPANTQPGTYTGSLTVRNVAGCTSAANNFTITVNPLPTITLGTAGAVCFNTLSQVTNLSYSATTNSPTTYSIVWNSSPTNTFAPVINTSLPANSIPITVPAGTSPGTYTGTITVRNANGCSSTGSNFTITVNPLPTITLGSVGIVCFNTSAQTANLSYSATTNLPTTYSITWSGSPTNSFATVTDASLPANSIGIAVPAGTSPGTYTGTLTVKNVTSCVSAANNFTVTVSNNPTIVTTGTLTAVCQKASAQLASLTYTATTNSPISYSIDWATLTDQGTTAFAFAAGGGTINTINVPANTAPGTYTGLMTILTSNGCSATQSVSLTVNAVPTITTSGTLTAVCQSASVQSSSLTYNVTTNSPISYSIDWATLTDQGTTAFAFAAGGGSINTINVPANTAPGTYTGTMTILTSNGCSATQSVSLTVNAVPTITTSGVLTAVCQRASAQLASLTYTATTNSPISYSIDWATLADQGTTAFAFAAGGGSINTINVPANTASGTYTGVMTILTSNGCSATQPVSLTVNGSPTISTSGIFVAVCQSGSAQTTTLNYNSTTGSPINYAIDWVALTDQGTTPFPFSSGSGTVINVNVPANTAAGTYNGVMTISTANGCPVNQGVSLTVNAVSAPTASATQQPSCENNTGIITVTSPAPGTGYSYSINGVDYSNTSGIFTGLAPGPYNVKVKNNTSGCESPSTPITINVLITKTWNGSVNANWTNASNWTPSGVPLASDCVNIPALATSPIISGTNGSFFANRLTIENNGSLVVQSSNTITVTNEVNVVGNGVFIFENNSSLVQVSNAVNTGNITYRRNTSPIRRYDLTYWSSPVTRVPAFTLYNLSPNTLGDKFYKYVIGPRWVIIYNGTEEMVKGTGYSIRAPQNYDIDTPQVYQAEFIGVPNNGLVLGPEAVPEKFNLIGNPYPSAIYADQFIYDNAANFYGTLYFWTHNTLPTQSVPGDNNFHYGDNDYAIYNLSGNVTVGGMTGIGAPTPGNQDPPLGYIAAGQSFFAKSITDQKAVFTNSMRVPNRNSQFYKSVATTEIEKYRVWLNLTNTQGAFKQLLIGYITGATNLWDNNYDAVSMDANPYIDFYSINENKKLVIQGRAIPFVASDTIPLGYRSALEGEFTIAIDHTDGNLDNQVIYLQDNVTKTIHNLKTGGYKFTTTIGVFPDRFVLRYTNPNDAVLGNENFENLNGNISVSVREKNIKLQSFSDKENIQEAAVYDVGGKLLYYKNEIDDKEWLITNLHSGPQVLLVKITLDNGKTVTKKIVYN; the protein is encoded by the coding sequence TGAATGCTATTTTTAAATTAAGATATAGTTTCATTTTAATTTTATTGTTTTTTTATTCTGCTTCAAAAGCACAAACACTAGCACATCCATTCCCTGCAACTGGGTCTTTGGTCCTTCCTGCAGGAATAGATCAGGTTACAGTAGAAGGCTGGGGAGCAGGAGGAGCAGGAGGAGCTGCAGTAGCTACATTAACGGTTGGAAGAAGTGGCGGCGGCGGCGGCGGCGGCGCATATGCAAGAGGTATTATTGCAACATCAACTCCCCAAACTTTAGCCATTAACGTAGGGACAGCGACTGCAGGAGGGAGTAGTAATGGTGCTTCTGGGGGTGCTTCTTTTGTAACAGGATACAATGCCTCTTTTTATGCTCCAGGTGGATCAGGAGGTACTGCAAATACAGGTGGAACTCCTAGTGGTGGAAATGGAGGTTCAGGTGCTGTTGGTAGTCAAGCGACAGAAGCAGGTGCAAATGGTACGGCGGGATCTAGCGCGCTTTTAGGTGCAATTTTTTGGTCAGGAGCCGGCGGAGCAGGTGGGAATACTATTGGCGGCGGCGGAGCAGGAGGTGCAGCAATATCTAGTTTAGTTTTAGGAAACAGTGCTGGAAATTCTGGAAGTAATTATGGCGGCGGTGGCGGTGGCGGAATAAGTTCATTATTGTCAACTCAAAACGGTGGCGGTGGTGCAAGAGGACACATGATTTTAACCTACACCTGCAAAACTTATAGTTTAACAGGAACTTCGGCAGCAAATGTTTGTACAGCCACTGGAACTACCTCATTAGTACAATTAACAGGAAGCACAACTAGTTTGCCAAAAGGAACTTATACAGTAACTTACAGTCGAAGCAGTCCATCAGCTACAGGTTTAACAGCCACTATGACTGTTGGAACAGCAGGAACAGGACAGTTTACAGCAACGGGGCTGAATGTTATTGGAAATAGTACAATTACTGTTACTTCTTTGGCGTCAATGGATTGTACTTCAACCATTAGTTCAAATAATGCAACAACGATTCTAGTTGGAGCACAACCTAGCATTACATTAGGTACAACTACAGCTGTGTGTACAAATGGGGTTGCACAAAATACAACATTAACTTATAGCGCTACAACCAATTCGCCAAACACTTATAGTATTACCTGGAATGCATCTCCAGCCAATAGTTTCGCAACAGTTACTAATGCGACTTTGAGTGCAGGGTCGATTAATATAGCTATTCCAGCAAACACACAGCCAGGAACTTATACGGGATCTCTCACTGTACGTAATGTAGCTGGTTGTACATCTGCTGCTAACAATTTTACGATTACTGTAAATCCTCTGCCAACAATAACTTTAGGAACAGCAGGAGCAGTGTGTTTCAACACTTTAAGTCAAGTGACAAATTTAAGTTATAGTGCAACCACAAATTCACCTACTACTTACAGCATTGTATGGAACTCAAGTCCGACAAATACTTTTGCTCCAGTTATAAATACATCATTACCTGCAAATTCAATTCCTATTACCGTTCCAGCAGGAACATCACCTGGCACTTATACAGGAACCATAACTGTAAGAAATGCAAATGGATGTTCATCAACTGGAAGTAATTTTACAATAACAGTAAATCCTCTACCTACTATAACCTTAGGAAGTGTTGGAATAGTTTGTTTTAATACTTCAGCTCAAACAGCTAATTTAAGTTATTCTGCAACAACCAATTTGCCAACAACTTACAGTATTACTTGGAGCGGAAGTCCCACAAATAGTTTTGCAACTGTTACAGATGCATCTTTGCCTGCAAATTCAATTGGTATTGCCGTTCCAGCAGGAACATCTCCTGGCACTTATACAGGAACATTAACTGTGAAAAATGTCACAAGCTGTGTATCGGCGGCTAATAATTTTACAGTTACAGTTAGCAATAATCCAACAATTGTAACAACGGGAACTTTAACAGCAGTTTGCCAAAAAGCTTCCGCGCAGCTTGCTTCTCTCACATATACCGCAACCACTAATTCACCAATAAGTTATTCAATCGATTGGGCGACATTGACAGATCAGGGAACAACTGCTTTTGCTTTTGCTGCTGGAGGAGGAACTATTAATACAATCAATGTTCCTGCAAATACAGCACCTGGAACTTATACAGGATTAATGACGATTCTCACATCCAATGGATGTTCAGCAACTCAGTCTGTGTCCTTAACAGTTAATGCAGTTCCAACAATTACGACTTCAGGAACTTTAACAGCAGTCTGCCAAAGTGCTAGTGTGCAATCCTCTTCTCTAACATATAACGTGACCACTAATTCACCAATAAGTTATTCAATCGATTGGGCGACATTAACAGATCAGGGAACAACTGCTTTTGCTTTTGCTGCTGGAGGAGGAAGTATTAATACCATCAATGTTCCTGCAAATACAGCACCTGGAACTTATACAGGTACAATGACGATTCTAACATCTAATGGATGTTCAGCAACTCAGTCTGTGTCCTTAACAGTAAATGCGGTGCCAACGATCACGACTTCAGGTGTTTTAACGGCAGTCTGTCAAAGAGCTTCCGCACAGCTTGCTTCTTTGACATATACAGCAACCACTAATTCACCAATAAGTTATTCCATTGACTGGGCAACATTGGCAGATCAGGGAACAACTGCTTTCGCTTTTGCTGCTGGAGGAGGAAGTATTAATACAATTAATGTTCCTGCCAATACAGCATCTGGAACTTATACAGGTGTAATGACGATTTTGACATCTAATGGATGTTCAGCAACTCAACCAGTTTCTTTAACAGTGAATGGTAGTCCAACCATAAGTACATCGGGAATATTTGTTGCTGTTTGCCAAAGTGGATCTGCACAAACAACGACTTTAAATTACAATTCTACAACGGGATCCCCAATTAATTATGCTATAGATTGGGTTGCATTAACAGATCAGGGAACAACGCCATTTCCTTTCAGTTCTGGATCCGGAACCGTTATTAATGTTAATGTTCCGGCCAATACAGCAGCAGGGACATATAATGGTGTGATGACAATTTCTACGGCAAATGGATGTCCAGTAAATCAGGGAGTTTCCTTAACTGTAAATGCAGTTTCTGCACCAACTGCCTCTGCGACACAACAGCCAAGCTGCGAAAATAATACAGGTATAATAACGGTCACTTCGCCTGCACCGGGAACAGGATATTCATATAGCATAAATGGAGTTGATTATAGTAATACTTCTGGTATATTTACAGGTTTGGCTCCTGGGCCTTATAATGTAAAAGTTAAAAATAATACCTCAGGTTGTGAATCTCCATCAACGCCTATTACAATAAATGTGTTAATTACTAAGACTTGGAATGGAAGTGTGAATGCTAATTGGACAAATGCATCAAACTGGACTCCATCTGGGGTTCCTTTGGCTTCTGATTGTGTTAATATTCCTGCCTTGGCAACAAGTCCAATTATTTCGGGAACTAATGGCAGTTTTTTCGCAAATAGATTAACAATAGAGAATAATGGATCGCTAGTTGTACAAAGTTCTAATACAATTACAGTGACAAATGAGGTAAACGTAGTAGGCAATGGAGTTTTCATTTTTGAAAATAATTCCAGTTTAGTGCAAGTTTCAAATGCTGTTAATACTGGAAATATAACTTATAGAAGAAATACCTCACCAATAAGACGTTACGACCTTACCTACTGGTCTTCGCCAGTAACAAGAGTACCAGCATTTACACTTTACAATTTATCACCAAATACATTGGGAGATAAATTTTATAAATATGTAATTGGACCTCGATGGGTTATAATTTATAACGGAACTGAAGAAATGGTAAAAGGTACGGGTTATAGTATTCGCGCACCTCAAAATTATGATATTGATACGCCTCAAGTTTATCAGGCAGAATTTATTGGAGTTCCGAATAATGGACTGGTTTTAGGACCAGAAGCAGTTCCTGAAAAATTTAATTTAATTGGAAACCCTTATCCATCTGCAATTTACGCGGATCAATTTATTTATGATAATGCAGCTAATTTTTATGGGACATTATATTTTTGGACGCATAATACATTACCAACTCAAAGTGTTCCTGGAGATAATAATTTTCATTATGGAGATAATGATTATGCAATTTATAATTTATCTGGTAATGTAACAGTTGGAGGAATGACAGGAATTGGAGCGCCAACACCAGGTAATCAGGATCCTCCTTTAGGATATATTGCTGCAGGACAATCTTTTTTCGCAAAATCAATAACTGATCAAAAAGCTGTTTTTACAAATTCAATGAGAGTTCCTAATCGTAATAGCCAATTTTACAAGTCCGTAGCTACAACTGAAATTGAAAAATACCGTGTTTGGTTAAATTTAACAAATACACAAGGAGCTTTTAAACAACTTTTAATAGGATATATAACTGGTGCAACAAATTTATGGGATAACAATTATGACGCAGTGAGTATGGATGCAAATCCGTATATCGATTTTTATAGTATTAATGAAAACAAAAAGTTAGTAATTCAAGGGCGCGCAATTCCTTTCGTTGCATCTGATACAATTCCGTTAGGATATCGATCTGCTTTAGAAGGAGAATTTACAATTGCTATAGATCATACAGATGGGAATTTGGATAATCAGGTAATTTACTTGCAAGATAATGTAACTAAAACGATACACAATCTTAAAACGGGAGGTTATAAATTTACTACAACAATTGGAGTTTTTCCTGATCGCTTTGTGCTTCGATATACAAATCCTAACGATGCTGTTTTAGGTAACGAAAATTTTGAAAACCTTAATGGAAATATTTCTGTCTCAGTTAGAGAAAAAAATATTAAACTGCAGTCTTTCTCAGATAAAGAAAATATCCAAGAAGCAGCTGTTTATGATGTTGGAGGAAAACTACTATATTATAAAAATGAAATTGATGATAAAGAATGGCTCATTACAAATCTGCATTCTGGACCTCAAGTGCTACTGGTAAAAATTACATTGGATAACGGAAAAACTGTAACGAAAAAAATAGTCTATAACTAA